One part of the Parabacteroides distasonis ATCC 8503 genome encodes these proteins:
- the rfbB gene encoding dTDP-glucose 4,6-dehydratase: MKTYLVTGAAGFIGANFIKHMLAKYDDIKIVVLDLLTYAGNLGTIAEDIDGVRCEFVKGDICDRALADQLFEKYNFDYVVNFAAESHVDRSIENPQLFLQTNILGTQNLLDAARKAWVTGKAETGYPVWREGVRFHQVSTDEVYGSLGAEGYFHETTPLDPRSPYSASKTSADLFVKAYHETYKMPVSITRCSNNYGPYHFPEKLIPLIIKNILEGKSLPVYGDGTNVRDWLYVEDHCKAIDAVIHHGRVGEVYNVGGHNEKQNIEIVKLTIRTIHQLMTEQPEYRQVLKKKEIGADGEISIDWINDSLITFVKDRLGHDQRYAIDPTKITNELGWTPETCFEVGIVKTIRWYLENQKWVEDITGGDYMKYYEQMYGSR, encoded by the coding sequence ATGAAAACTTACCTAGTTACCGGTGCCGCCGGTTTTATCGGTGCCAATTTCATCAAACATATGCTGGCGAAATATGACGATATCAAGATCGTTGTCCTAGACTTGCTGACTTACGCAGGTAATTTAGGCACCATCGCCGAGGATATCGATGGAGTACGTTGCGAGTTCGTGAAAGGCGATATTTGCGACCGTGCCTTGGCCGACCAGCTATTCGAGAAATACAACTTCGATTATGTCGTGAACTTCGCCGCTGAAAGTCATGTAGACCGAAGCATCGAAAATCCCCAGCTATTCCTGCAAACCAACATCCTTGGTACACAAAACCTATTGGACGCCGCACGAAAAGCATGGGTTACCGGTAAGGCAGAGACTGGTTATCCGGTATGGCGTGAAGGTGTACGTTTCCATCAAGTCTCTACCGATGAGGTCTATGGAAGCCTAGGTGCCGAAGGGTATTTCCACGAGACCACGCCTTTAGATCCCCGAAGCCCATACAGCGCCTCCAAGACAAGCGCGGACTTATTCGTAAAGGCTTACCACGAGACGTATAAGATGCCGGTATCTATTACCCGTTGTTCCAACAACTACGGACCTTACCATTTCCCGGAAAAATTGATTCCTTTAATTATAAAGAACATATTGGAAGGTAAATCCCTACCTGTATATGGTGACGGCACAAACGTACGCGACTGGTTATATGTAGAGGATCATTGCAAGGCGATCGACGCCGTCATCCACCACGGACGTGTGGGAGAGGTTTACAACGTAGGCGGTCATAACGAGAAGCAGAACATCGAGATCGTAAAACTCACGATCCGGACGATCCATCAACTAATGACCGAACAACCGGAATATCGCCAAGTATTAAAGAAAAAAGAGATCGGTGCCGATGGAGAAATCTCTATCGACTGGATCAACGACAGCTTGATTACATTCGTAAAAGACCGTCTGGGCCATGATCAACGATACGCAATCGACCCGACGAAGATCACCAACGAATTAGGCTGGACACCAGAGACCTGCTTCGAGGTTGGTATCGTAAAAACCATCCGTTGGTATCTTGAGAACCAGAAATGGGTGGAGGATATCACCGGTGGAGATTACATGAAATATTACGAGCAAATGTATGGATCACGTTGA